A stretch of Arachis hypogaea cultivar Tifrunner chromosome 15, arahy.Tifrunner.gnm2.J5K5, whole genome shotgun sequence DNA encodes these proteins:
- the LOC112749503 gene encoding uncharacterized protein isoform X2, whose protein sequence is MELRGCTRDADFVSVRGNKGFCGMCMRTIMLVENPGQENKCEVDFDDKTSWEYLFKMYWVCLKEKLSLTVDELRQAKKPWRSATPLSCKVETPHQLYHLKDDKGAASENSCIDIEFDHLTDNKPKRCEKQIFIWDGTWNDVRYRTQDIPVTRELIGNICTMPNQVNPNVVAVNNTNVGVVKSEPSSAAVDISSLLLSTGMEQPFDNFVNDKLWHYQDPSGMVQGPFSILQLHKWNASGHFPLDLRIWRTYETQENSILLADALVGKCAKNVSVPYNSPMSLESCVTLDNKDNIQDGGRNETRVEIHADSRIINSGGAEKVDDAGTPSNCKDESVRSNGLQSHSSSWNMAVDMNEGQSGNLERREESSKCEILNPIQPNLLPSTTFSKKPNESSPDTVQEGHGVEGNTEDNVNHCQNRTPEGQSNSGSYQKDCEENSGQSSGQNWECPQVINPTCNTSMWQAIFGEPAEFGSLVDESVSDLLAEVEAMESLGGGGLESPTSIMKCDDELTDGSKNDCLSFALGLGLGPMLDAGKGDSLSSTGDLHLPSQFTTAEEPFRHAGVHQHQRIRGDHSSSSSVVQSTFSSISWNPTSQYSWDPKC, encoded by the exons ATGGAATTGCG GGGATGTACAAGAGATGCTGATTTTGTTAGTGTAAGAGGAAATAAAGGATTCTGTGGAATGTGCATGAGAACTATAATGCTGGTTGAGAACCCTGGTCAGGAAAATAAG TGTGAAGTTGATTTTGATGACAAAACCAGCTGGGAGTATCTTTTCAAGATGTATTGGGTGTGTTTGAAAGAGAAGCTATCTTTGACAGTAGATGAGCTCCGCCAAGCTAAAAAACCGTGGAGAAGTGCTACTCCTTTAAGTTGTAAGGTTGAAACTCCCCATCAACTTTATCATCTTAAGGACGACAAAGGTGCTGCTTCTGAGAACTCTTGTATAGACATAGAATTTGATCATTTGACAGACAATAAGCCTAAGAGATGTGAGAAACAAATATTTATTTGGGATGGTACCTGGAATGACGTTAGATACCGTACACAAGACATTCCAGTTACCCGGGAGCTGATTGGAAACATATGTACAATGCCAAACCAGGTCAACCCTAATGTTGTAGCTGTTAATAATACTAATGTAGGAGTTGTAAAATCAGAACCATCTAGTGCTGCAGTGGACATTTCATCATTACTTCTCTCTACGGGGATGGAGCAGCCGTTTGACAATTTTGTGAACGATAAGTTGTGGCATTATCAGGATCCATCTGGGATGGTTCAAGGACCCTTTTCTATACTGCAGTTGCATAAGTGGAATGCAAGTGGACATTTCCCTCTGGACCTCAGAATATGGAGGACATATGAGACACAAGAGAACTCTATATTGTTGGCTGATGCACTTGTTGGGAAGTGTGCCAAAAATGTATCCGTGCCTTACAACAGCCCGATGTCTTTAGAGTCCTGTGTTACATTGGATAATAAAGATAACATTCAGGATGGTGGGAGGAATGAAACAAGGGTGGAAATTCATGCTGACAGCCGAATTATCAATTCCGGTGGAGCTGAGAAGGTTGATGATGCTGGTACCCCGTCTAACTGTAAAGATGAATCTGTTAGGAGCAATGGTTTGCAGTCTCATTCTTCTAGTTGGAATATGGCAGTCGACATGAATGAGGGGCAAAGTGGAAATCTTGAAAGGAGAGAGGAGTCGTCCAAATGTGAAATTTTGAATCCCATCCAGCCCAATTTGCTACCTTCAACCACCTTTTCGAAGAAACCAAATGAAAGCTCTCCTGATACAGTACAGGAAGGTCATGGAGTTGAGGGGAACACTGAAGATAATGTGAACCATTGCCAGAACAGGACTCCTGAAGGCCAGAGTAATAGTGGGAGTTACCAGAAAGACTGTGAGGAGAATTCAGGGCAGTCTTCTGGGCAGAACTGGGAATGCCCTCAAGTAATTAATCCAACGTGTAATACATCTATGTGGCAGGCAATCTTTGGTGAACCCGCCGAATTTGGCTCTTTAGTTGATGAATCGGTCTCTGATCTGTTGGCTGAAGTAGAGGCAATGGAGTCACTTGGTGGTGGTGGTTTGGAGTCTCCCACTTCAATCATGAAGTGTGATGATGAATTGACAGATGGTTCTAAAAATGATTGTCTCAGTTTTGCACTTGGCCTTGGCCTTGGCCCCATGCTTGATGCAGGGAAAGGTGATTCATTGAGCTCAACAGGTGACTTACACTTACCATCGCAGTTCACGACAGCAGAAGAACCATTTCGGCATGCTGGTGTGCACCAACATCAAAGAATACGCGGGGATCATTCTTCTAGCAGTTCTGTAGTTCAG TCTACTTTCTCTAGCATTAGCTGGAATCCAACCAGTCAATACTCCTGGGATCCTAAAT GTTGA
- the LOC112749503 gene encoding uncharacterized protein isoform X1, producing the protein MDQPLQQQQTTTAEVVRDSDSQLSGVPSDADVAERRAASACAPNSEVAVPDAAGLKRKRGRPARGVPRATAAPAPVRQKKEEEDVCFICFDGGSLVLCDRRGCPKAYHPACIKRDEAFFRSKAKWNCGWHICSVCQKGSHYMCYTCTYSLCRGCTRDADFVSVRGNKGFCGMCMRTIMLVENPGQENKCEVDFDDKTSWEYLFKMYWVCLKEKLSLTVDELRQAKKPWRSATPLSCKVETPHQLYHLKDDKGAASENSCIDIEFDHLTDNKPKRCEKQIFIWDGTWNDVRYRTQDIPVTRELIGNICTMPNQVNPNVVAVNNTNVGVVKSEPSSAAVDISSLLLSTGMEQPFDNFVNDKLWHYQDPSGMVQGPFSILQLHKWNASGHFPLDLRIWRTYETQENSILLADALVGKCAKNVSVPYNSPMSLESCVTLDNKDNIQDGGRNETRVEIHADSRIINSGGAEKVDDAGTPSNCKDESVRSNGLQSHSSSWNMAVDMNEGQSGNLERREESSKCEILNPIQPNLLPSTTFSKKPNESSPDTVQEGHGVEGNTEDNVNHCQNRTPEGQSNSGSYQKDCEENSGQSSGQNWECPQVINPTCNTSMWQAIFGEPAEFGSLVDESVSDLLAEVEAMESLGGGGLESPTSIMKCDDELTDGSKNDCLSFALGLGLGPMLDAGKGDSLSSTGDLHLPSQFTTAEEPFRHAGVHQHQRIRGDHSSSSSVVQSTFSSISWNPTSQYSWDPKC; encoded by the exons ATGGACCAACcgctacaacaacaacaaaccaCCACCGCCGAGGTCGTTAGGGATTCCGATTCGCAGCTTTCTGGAGTTCCCTCCGATGCTGACGTGGCCGAGAGAAGAGCGGCCTCTGCCTGCGCTCCCAACTCGGAGGTCGCCGTACCGGACGCCGCTGGTTTGAAGAGGAAGCGCGGTCGTCCGGCCAGGGGGGTTCCGAGAGCCACGGCGGCTCCTGCTCCGGTGAGgcagaagaaggaggaggaggatgttTGCTTCATATGCTTCGATGGCGGAAGCCTCGTTCTCTGTGATCGCCG gGGTTGTCCTAAAGCGTATCATCCTGCTTGTATTAAGCGAGACGAAGCCTTCTTTCGTTCAAAGGCCAAATGGAATTGCG GTTGGCATATATGTAGCGTTTGTCAGAAGGGATCCCATTATATGTGCTATACTTGTACGTATTCTTTGTGCAGGGGATGTACAAGAGATGCTGATTTTGTTAGTGTAAGAGGAAATAAAGGATTCTGTGGAATGTGCATGAGAACTATAATGCTGGTTGAGAACCCTGGTCAGGAAAATAAG TGTGAAGTTGATTTTGATGACAAAACCAGCTGGGAGTATCTTTTCAAGATGTATTGGGTGTGTTTGAAAGAGAAGCTATCTTTGACAGTAGATGAGCTCCGCCAAGCTAAAAAACCGTGGAGAAGTGCTACTCCTTTAAGTTGTAAGGTTGAAACTCCCCATCAACTTTATCATCTTAAGGACGACAAAGGTGCTGCTTCTGAGAACTCTTGTATAGACATAGAATTTGATCATTTGACAGACAATAAGCCTAAGAGATGTGAGAAACAAATATTTATTTGGGATGGTACCTGGAATGACGTTAGATACCGTACACAAGACATTCCAGTTACCCGGGAGCTGATTGGAAACATATGTACAATGCCAAACCAGGTCAACCCTAATGTTGTAGCTGTTAATAATACTAATGTAGGAGTTGTAAAATCAGAACCATCTAGTGCTGCAGTGGACATTTCATCATTACTTCTCTCTACGGGGATGGAGCAGCCGTTTGACAATTTTGTGAACGATAAGTTGTGGCATTATCAGGATCCATCTGGGATGGTTCAAGGACCCTTTTCTATACTGCAGTTGCATAAGTGGAATGCAAGTGGACATTTCCCTCTGGACCTCAGAATATGGAGGACATATGAGACACAAGAGAACTCTATATTGTTGGCTGATGCACTTGTTGGGAAGTGTGCCAAAAATGTATCCGTGCCTTACAACAGCCCGATGTCTTTAGAGTCCTGTGTTACATTGGATAATAAAGATAACATTCAGGATGGTGGGAGGAATGAAACAAGGGTGGAAATTCATGCTGACAGCCGAATTATCAATTCCGGTGGAGCTGAGAAGGTTGATGATGCTGGTACCCCGTCTAACTGTAAAGATGAATCTGTTAGGAGCAATGGTTTGCAGTCTCATTCTTCTAGTTGGAATATGGCAGTCGACATGAATGAGGGGCAAAGTGGAAATCTTGAAAGGAGAGAGGAGTCGTCCAAATGTGAAATTTTGAATCCCATCCAGCCCAATTTGCTACCTTCAACCACCTTTTCGAAGAAACCAAATGAAAGCTCTCCTGATACAGTACAGGAAGGTCATGGAGTTGAGGGGAACACTGAAGATAATGTGAACCATTGCCAGAACAGGACTCCTGAAGGCCAGAGTAATAGTGGGAGTTACCAGAAAGACTGTGAGGAGAATTCAGGGCAGTCTTCTGGGCAGAACTGGGAATGCCCTCAAGTAATTAATCCAACGTGTAATACATCTATGTGGCAGGCAATCTTTGGTGAACCCGCCGAATTTGGCTCTTTAGTTGATGAATCGGTCTCTGATCTGTTGGCTGAAGTAGAGGCAATGGAGTCACTTGGTGGTGGTGGTTTGGAGTCTCCCACTTCAATCATGAAGTGTGATGATGAATTGACAGATGGTTCTAAAAATGATTGTCTCAGTTTTGCACTTGGCCTTGGCCTTGGCCCCATGCTTGATGCAGGGAAAGGTGATTCATTGAGCTCAACAGGTGACTTACACTTACCATCGCAGTTCACGACAGCAGAAGAACCATTTCGGCATGCTGGTGTGCACCAACATCAAAGAATACGCGGGGATCATTCTTCTAGCAGTTCTGTAGTTCAG TCTACTTTCTCTAGCATTAGCTGGAATCCAACCAGTCAATACTCCTGGGATCCTAAAT GTTGA